GGGCGAAATCCGTCTTCAACTCGGCGGTGAAGGTTTTGTCCTTAGCCAGCAGGCCGTGGTAGGCCAAGCGCAGGTACTCGTCGCAGAGGGCATTGATATCGGTGGGCTGGCGCTCGCCGGTGCTCGGGCGCGCGTGCTCGAGCATACCGCGCACGATGTTGGCCGCCCGCTGCCCATGCTCGTGGATTTTGCCCAAATTCTGCGTGACATCCACCGCCAAGGCCGTGGCTTCGGCCGTGTCGCTGGTGGCCAGAGCTTCCTGCAATTCGGCCATCAACTCGGCCGACACGTCGGAGAAGTTGTTGACGAAGTTGAGCGGGTTTTGAATTTCGTGGGCGATGCCCGCCGTCAGCTCTCCAAGCGAGGCCATCTTCTCTTTCTGAATGAGCTGGGCCTGCGTGGTGCGCAATTCCGTGAGGGAGCGCTGCAACTCACCGGTGCGCTGCTGCACTTGCTGCTCCAGGGTGTCGTTTTGGGTGGCCAGCAGCGCTTGTTGCCTTTGCTCCTGGGCCAGGGTTTGGGCCGACAGTCGCTCGACTTCGCCCAGCTTTACCAGCAGCAGCTCGGCATCGAGGGCGAACTCGCGGGCCAGAAACAGGGAGATACCCAACGCTGGCAGCATAAATGCGAACGTTTCCCCCAACGAGTACAGCAACGTTGACTGGGTGGCAATGCTCCCCGATGGTGTCAGGTACAACAACAAGAGCACCACCAGCCCACCAGCAAAGCCGCTGCCGATAATCCAGGCCCCGCGCTGCCCTTGGTGCAGGGCCCGCCCTATCAGACGCAGTTGTTCCACGGCAGCTATTGCCAGAAGCACCTCCCAGGTTGGCACCGACTTTGGTAAGAAGAAACCTGCCAGGTAACCTACATACACCACCCACAGGCCCAGGTAGAGGCGGCCCGGCCTCACCTTAAACAGCGCATATAAGGCCCGCACGGCCATTATGTAGCTCAGGCCTAACAGCGCGCCACCTGTAAAACCTACTAAAAAAAAGGAAAGGTGCGTGGGGTACGCCAGCGTGCCAGTGCAGTAGCCGGCCACAAACGCCAAGGCCAAGGCCAAAGCGAAATACGCGAAGTAGAGGTTGGCGCGCCGGGTGGGATTATAGCGGAAAAAAGCCCAGTGCAGTAACGTCAACA
This region of Hymenobacter sedentarius genomic DNA includes:
- a CDS encoding sensor histidine kinase, with translation MKLLFLLLALLGVLPVLAQTPDPAAIRISRLPDTGLILTNGWRYHAGDNPAWARPEFDDRAWDTINPTRPRRELPAQLSSGISWLRLRFQLSDSLRLQSLVFHAHQLGACEVYLNGRLLMRQGQLNANPSQVVPRGRFPKPGPLPTGGPAVQVLAVRYAPWQSPLLGDIRAQPHQVMWLFTAEQFWTDEARQRTNATAYLVPIGFFALLTLLHWAFFRYNPTRRANLYFAYFALALALAFVAGYCTGTLAYPTHLSFFLVGFTGGALLGLSYIMAVRALYALFKVRPGRLYLGLWVVYVGYLAGFFLPKSVPTWEVLLAIAAVEQLRLIGRALHQGQRGAWIIGSGFAGGLVVLLLLYLTPSGSIATQSTLLYSLGETFAFMLPALGISLFLAREFALDAELLLVKLGEVERLSAQTLAQEQRQQALLATQNDTLEQQVQQRTGELQRSLTELRTTQAQLIQKEKMASLGELTAGIAHEIQNPLNFVNNFSDVSAELMAELQEALATSDTAEATALAVDVTQNLGKIHEHGQRAANIVRGMLEHARPSTGERQPTDINALCDEYLRLAYHGLLAKDKTFTAELKTDFAPGLPQVEGVGADLGRVLLNLFNNAFYAVQKRQQTGEASYAPTVSVSTKQVGQQVEIRFRDNGTGMPPEVQAKIFQPFFTTKPTGEGTGLGLSLSYDIITKSHGGSLRVASVPGESTEFIITLPA